In Pseudomonas alcaliphila JAB1, a single window of DNA contains:
- a CDS encoding metallopeptidase TldD-related protein has product MDAHQHFSALLEYLQAQVVGEEGFTLAYGAEVSSFIRFNQGQVRQVGDVQQVYVTLSLYQGQRHAESKLALSGVLDEDLPRLQQIVQRLRGVLPTLSDDPYLRVNREAWCSELAGEAVRLDSAAMAQQIVAAAAGLDLVGFLAVGPQYQGFASSWGAFGWYAASSFNFEFSLFHGNGQAVKSGYAGELWDAQAFARKLERARQQLEFLGRPAKLLQPGAYRAYLAPAALEELVSLCCWGFGAQALASGGSPLQRLFNGKAELSPLVTMDERIEGGLAPAFTSEGPRQPLRLIGQGRPGERLVSSRSAAEYGLIANGSGSGEYPMSLQMHGGELDEQHVLQQLGTGLYIGNLWYGNFSDLPAARLTGMTRFATFWVEDGQIQAPVNTMRFDDSLFDFLGPQLEALTREPELLLPSGTYGARQTGSMALPGALLSRFTLTL; this is encoded by the coding sequence ATGGACGCACATCAGCATTTCAGTGCGTTGCTGGAGTATCTGCAGGCGCAAGTCGTGGGCGAGGAGGGTTTCACCCTGGCCTACGGCGCCGAGGTTTCCAGCTTTATCCGTTTCAACCAGGGCCAGGTGCGCCAGGTCGGCGATGTGCAGCAGGTCTACGTCACCCTGTCGCTGTACCAGGGCCAGCGCCATGCCGAAAGCAAACTGGCGCTCAGTGGCGTGCTCGACGAGGATTTGCCGCGCCTGCAGCAGATAGTGCAGCGCCTGCGTGGCGTGCTGCCAACCTTGAGTGACGACCCTTATCTGCGCGTGAACCGTGAGGCTTGGTGTAGCGAGTTGGCGGGCGAAGCGGTGCGGCTGGATAGTGCGGCCATGGCACAGCAGATCGTCGCGGCAGCCGCGGGGCTGGATCTGGTCGGCTTTCTGGCCGTGGGGCCGCAGTATCAGGGCTTCGCCAGTTCCTGGGGCGCGTTCGGCTGGTACGCCGCGAGCAGTTTCAACTTCGAATTCAGCCTCTTTCACGGCAACGGCCAGGCCGTGAAAAGCGGCTATGCCGGCGAGCTGTGGGACGCCCAGGCGTTCGCTCGCAAGCTGGAGCGTGCACGGCAACAGCTGGAATTTCTCGGTCGACCGGCCAAGCTGCTGCAGCCAGGGGCCTATCGCGCCTATCTGGCACCAGCTGCGCTGGAGGAACTGGTCAGCCTGTGCTGCTGGGGCTTCGGCGCCCAGGCACTGGCTTCGGGTGGTAGTCCCTTGCAGCGTCTGTTCAATGGCAAGGCCGAACTCAGCCCGTTGGTGACGATGGACGAACGCATCGAGGGTGGCTTGGCGCCGGCTTTCACCTCCGAAGGGCCACGGCAGCCGTTGCGCCTGATTGGCCAGGGGCGACCTGGCGAACGTCTGGTCAGCTCACGCAGTGCCGCGGAATATGGGCTGATCGCCAATGGCTCGGGCAGTGGCGAATACCCGATGTCCTTGCAGATGCATGGCGGTGAACTGGATGAGCAGCACGTGCTGCAACAGCTCGGTACCGGGCTGTATATCGGCAACCTGTGGTACGGCAATTTCTCCGACCTGCCCGCGGCACGCCTGACCGGCATGACCCGCTTCGCCACCTTCTGGGTCGAGGATGGGCAGATCCAGGCGCCGGTCAACACCATGCGTTTCGATGACTCGCTGTTCGACTTCCTAGGCCCGCAACTGGAGGCCTTGACCCGCGAGCCCGAGCTGCTGTTGCCCAGCGGCACTTATGGCGCCAGGCAGACGGGCTCGATGGCCTTGCCGGGCGCGTTGCTGTCGCGGTTTACCCTGACGTTATGA
- a CDS encoding type II toxin-antitoxin system RelE/ParE family toxin: MAEIVWTNTALEQLDDLAHYIALDKPDAARALVRRAVETVSRLADFPLSGRVPDELPHSMYREIIVPPCRIFYRYTDATVFIIHIMREERVLRAHMLE, encoded by the coding sequence ATGGCTGAAATAGTCTGGACGAACACCGCCCTCGAGCAGCTCGACGATCTCGCGCACTACATCGCCCTCGACAAACCGGACGCCGCGCGAGCGCTGGTCAGGAGGGCCGTTGAAACGGTTTCACGGTTAGCAGACTTTCCCCTGTCGGGCCGCGTTCCTGATGAGCTTCCACACTCCATGTACCGCGAAATCATCGTCCCGCCCTGCCGAATTTTCTACCGCTATACAGACGCAACGGTTTTCATCATCCACATCATGCGAGAGGAGCGCGTGCTGCGCGCCCACATGCTCGAATGA
- a CDS encoding type II toxin-antitoxin system Phd/YefM family antitoxin, translating into MKVELVTNLKRQATKILADLHESKEPVLITEHGMPSAYLVDVDDYQFMQKRLALLDALARGERAVIEGNTLNHEQAKERLSKWLK; encoded by the coding sequence ATGAAAGTCGAGCTGGTAACCAACCTGAAGCGACAGGCCACCAAGATTCTGGCCGACCTTCACGAGTCCAAAGAACCTGTACTGATCACCGAGCATGGAATGCCTTCGGCTTATCTGGTGGATGTCGATGACTACCAGTTCATGCAGAAGCGTCTTGCCCTTCTGGATGCTCTGGCTCGCGGAGAACGTGCCGTAATCGAGGGCAACACCCTGAACCATGAGCAGGCCAAGGAAAGGCTGAGCAAATGGCTGAAATAG
- a CDS encoding class I SAM-dependent methyltransferase, with protein MPTLETPFASLELQRQPHQANEPLQAFDAADEYLLGHLHEHGIEAGSRVLLLNDSFGALACSLAGHCQVTSSGDSHLGFLALQKNLAGNGLSGDAVTFLPSSETPQGPFDWILIRVPKTLALLEEQLIRLHGQLAPNARVVAGAMIKHLPRAAGDLLEQYIGPVQASLAVKKARLLVATPETKAAPHSPYPTRYRLDKPALELVNHANVFCRDGLDIGTRAFLPHLPRHLGRVRVADLGCGNGVLGIAYALGSPQAELTLVDESYMAVQSAQENWRAALGDRAVTIRAGDGLAEQPADSLDLVLCNPPFHQQQVVGDFLAWRMFQQARAALVTGGELWIVGNRHLGYHAKLGRLFRGVEQVAANPKFVVLKARK; from the coding sequence ATGCCTACTCTCGAAACTCCCTTCGCCAGCCTCGAACTGCAGCGTCAGCCGCACCAGGCGAACGAGCCGCTCCAAGCCTTCGATGCCGCCGACGAATACCTGCTGGGTCATCTTCATGAGCATGGCATCGAGGCAGGTAGCCGGGTGCTGCTACTCAACGACAGCTTCGGCGCCCTCGCCTGCTCGCTGGCCGGACACTGCCAAGTGACCAGCAGCGGTGACTCACACCTGGGCTTTCTCGCCCTGCAGAAGAACCTCGCCGGCAATGGCCTGAGTGGCGACGCTGTGACCTTTCTGCCGAGCAGCGAAACGCCGCAAGGGCCGTTCGACTGGATACTGATCCGTGTGCCGAAGACCCTGGCGCTGCTGGAGGAGCAACTGATTCGCCTGCACGGCCAGTTGGCGCCGAATGCCCGCGTGGTAGCAGGGGCGATGATCAAGCACCTGCCGCGCGCCGCCGGTGATCTACTGGAGCAATACATCGGCCCGGTGCAGGCCTCGCTGGCCGTGAAGAAAGCCCGATTGCTGGTCGCCACGCCTGAAACCAAGGCGGCGCCGCACTCGCCCTACCCGACCCGCTACCGCCTGGATAAACCAGCGCTGGAGCTGGTCAACCACGCCAATGTGTTCTGCCGCGACGGCCTGGATATCGGCACCCGCGCCTTTCTCCCGCATCTGCCGCGCCACCTCGGCCGCGTGCGCGTCGCCGATCTCGGTTGTGGTAACGGCGTGCTCGGTATCGCCTACGCTCTGGGCAGCCCGCAGGCAGAACTGACGCTGGTGGACGAGTCGTATATGGCCGTGCAATCGGCGCAGGAAAACTGGCGGGCGGCCCTCGGTGATCGAGCTGTAACGATCCGTGCCGGCGACGGCCTGGCCGAGCAGCCGGCTGACTCGCTGGATCTGGTGCTGTGCAACCCGCCCTTTCACCAGCAGCAGGTGGTCGGCGACTTCCTCGCCTGGCGCATGTTCCAGCAGGCCCGCGCGGCGTTGGTCACCGGCGGTGAACTGTGGATCGTCGGCAACCGCCACCTGGGCTACCACGCCAAGCTGGGGCGCCTGTTCCGTGGCGTCGAGCAGGTGGCGGCCAACCCGAAATTCGTGGTGCTCAAGGCGAGAAAGTGA
- a CDS encoding ferredoxin--NADP reductase — protein MTVSEDKFTRQTLLEVRSLTPSLFTLRTTRDPGFRFRAGQFVRLGVEKAGGSVVWRAYSLVSAPHDEFLEFFSIVVPGGEFTSELSRLHVGDSLLVEKMATGFLTLDRFVDGRDLWLLGSGTGIAPFLSILQDFEVWQRFERIVLVYSARSFAELAYQPLIRSFGELEHLAEFADKLTYLPVVTREQAPGCLNARITDLLDNGELERAAGLELTPEYSRVMICGNPQMIDDIRQRLKVRGLNLSLTRRPGQVAVENYW, from the coding sequence ATGACCGTCAGCGAAGACAAGTTCACCCGTCAGACGCTGCTCGAGGTACGCAGCCTGACGCCGAGTCTGTTCACCCTGCGCACCACCCGGGACCCGGGCTTTCGTTTCCGCGCCGGGCAGTTCGTGCGCCTGGGCGTGGAGAAAGCCGGTGGCAGCGTGGTCTGGCGCGCCTATTCGCTGGTGTCCGCGCCACATGACGAGTTTCTCGAGTTCTTCTCCATCGTGGTGCCGGGCGGCGAATTCACCAGCGAGTTGAGTCGACTGCACGTGGGCGACAGCTTGCTGGTGGAGAAGATGGCGACCGGCTTTCTGACCCTGGATCGTTTCGTCGATGGCCGTGACCTCTGGCTGCTGGGTAGCGGCACTGGCATCGCGCCGTTTTTGTCGATCCTGCAGGATTTCGAGGTGTGGCAGCGCTTCGAGCGTATCGTGCTGGTGTACAGCGCGCGCAGCTTCGCCGAACTGGCCTATCAGCCGCTGATCAGGAGTTTTGGCGAGCTGGAGCACCTGGCCGAATTCGCTGACAAGCTCACCTACCTGCCGGTGGTCACCCGCGAGCAAGCGCCGGGCTGCCTGAATGCGCGTATCACCGATCTGCTCGACAACGGTGAGCTGGAGCGCGCCGCCGGGCTTGAGCTGACGCCCGAATATTCGCGAGTGATGATCTGCGGCAACCCGCAGATGATCGACGACATTCGTCAGCGTCTGAAGGTGCGCGGCCTGAATCTGAGCCTGACCCGGCGGCCGGGTCAGGTGGCGGTGGAAAACTACTGGTGA
- a CDS encoding hemolysin family protein translates to MTLLIAFAVLSILVSFICSILEAALLSLTPSYIAQQKVAKPQLYERLKELKDKIDQPLAAILTLNTVAHTVGATGVGAQVAIVFGDGYLGIASAVMTLLILVLSEILPKTIGARYWRALAPFLPALLRFMILLLKPFIVMSDLIMRLFGGKEPEHDIRQEIKALTLLGREVGKLDEDEHRVISNILDLHEIRLRDIMTPRIVCESAAPDESIAAFKARARESQFSRYPVIGEDESPLGVVFRYDALAAENDGEPITQIMKPIKVVSDSMNVENLMTLLMQERQHMCLVYDEFGSWHGLVTLEDIMETIIGKPILDETDDIPNMRRFAKRRWEHRLKAIREY, encoded by the coding sequence ATGACACTCCTGATAGCGTTCGCTGTCCTCTCCATTCTGGTTTCGTTCATCTGTTCCATCCTCGAAGCCGCCCTGCTTTCCCTCACGCCCAGTTACATCGCACAGCAGAAGGTCGCAAAACCGCAGCTGTACGAAAGGCTGAAAGAGCTCAAAGACAAGATCGACCAGCCGCTGGCGGCCATCCTGACCCTCAACACCGTGGCGCATACCGTTGGTGCGACCGGCGTTGGTGCGCAGGTGGCGATCGTCTTCGGTGACGGTTACCTGGGTATCGCCTCGGCGGTCATGACCCTGCTGATCCTGGTGCTTTCGGAGATTCTGCCGAAGACCATCGGTGCCCGTTACTGGCGCGCCCTGGCGCCCTTCCTGCCGGCCCTGCTGCGCTTCATGATCCTGCTGCTCAAGCCGTTCATCGTCATGTCGGACCTGATCATGCGCCTGTTCGGCGGCAAGGAGCCGGAGCACGACATTCGCCAGGAGATCAAGGCGCTGACCCTGCTTGGCCGCGAAGTGGGCAAGCTCGACGAAGACGAGCATCGGGTGATCAGCAATATCCTCGACCTGCACGAGATTCGTCTGCGCGACATCATGACCCCACGCATCGTCTGCGAATCCGCCGCACCGGATGAATCGATCGCCGCGTTCAAGGCGCGCGCCCGCGAGAGCCAATTCTCCCGTTACCCGGTGATCGGCGAGGACGAATCGCCGCTGGGCGTGGTGTTCCGTTATGACGCCCTGGCGGCCGAGAACGATGGCGAACCGATCACTCAGATCATGAAGCCGATCAAGGTCGTGTCGGACAGCATGAACGTGGAAAACCTGATGACCCTGCTCATGCAGGAGCGTCAGCACATGTGCCTGGTGTATGACGAGTTCGGTAGCTGGCACGGCCTGGTGACGCTGGAAGACATCATGGAAACCATCATCGGCAAGCCGATTCTCGACGAGACCGACGACATCCCCAACATGCGCCGCTTCGCCAAGCGCCGTTGGGAACATCGACTCAAGGCAATCCGCGAATACTGA
- a CDS encoding YdcH family protein, with protein MPLEHHPLTREFPQQGDVMRKLMQSHPHFPRLAGEYEALDKRIYEIEDGREAVDDLTLQGLKLQRVGLKDEIADLLRKAGSA; from the coding sequence ATGCCGCTTGAACATCACCCGTTGACCCGTGAATTCCCTCAGCAAGGCGACGTTATGCGCAAGCTGATGCAAAGTCACCCGCACTTCCCTCGCCTGGCTGGCGAATATGAAGCGCTGGACAAGCGCATCTACGAAATAGAGGACGGTCGCGAGGCTGTCGACGACCTGACCTTGCAGGGGCTCAAACTGCAGCGTGTGGGCCTCAAGGACGAGATCGCCGATCTGCTGCGCAAGGCGGGCAGTGCTTGA
- a CDS encoding DUF465 domain-containing protein has protein sequence MHVDHHPLVHDFPELRNELQRLRQSDEQFSRQAEEYEALDKRICRIEDGIELLDDVTLSALKLNRVAMKDELARQLKRAAGQCCGCGNGCKG, from the coding sequence ATGCACGTCGACCACCATCCGCTGGTTCATGATTTCCCCGAACTGCGCAACGAACTGCAGCGCCTGCGGCAGAGCGATGAACAGTTCTCGCGCCAGGCCGAAGAGTACGAAGCGCTGGACAAGCGCATCTGCCGTATCGAGGACGGTATCGAGTTGCTCGATGACGTCACCCTCAGCGCGCTGAAACTCAACCGTGTGGCAATGAAGGACGAGTTGGCGCGCCAGCTCAAACGCGCTGCGGGGCAGTGCTGCGGTTGTGGCAATGGCTGCAAGGGCTGA
- a CDS encoding GNAT family N-acetyltransferase has product MQIQLLPTSAEQLPLLANLYQFYAYESSDWEQEDVETDGRFYIHQPHLQRYWQEPGWSAQLILVDGFIAGFLLIEQSELPGLDVPEFADLFILKKYRRQGIGRALVQQVMGDGRPWLLRFYRQDELACAFWQQLLSEWPRPAREVWTEEEADGLLTYLINPPVH; this is encoded by the coding sequence ATGCAGATCCAACTGCTACCCACCAGCGCCGAACAGCTGCCTCTACTGGCCAACCTCTACCAGTTCTACGCCTACGAAAGTTCGGACTGGGAGCAGGAAGACGTGGAGACGGACGGTCGCTTCTACATCCACCAACCCCACCTGCAGCGCTATTGGCAGGAGCCGGGCTGGAGTGCGCAACTGATCCTGGTCGACGGCTTCATTGCCGGCTTCCTGCTGATCGAACAGAGCGAGTTACCCGGTCTTGATGTGCCGGAGTTCGCCGATCTGTTCATCCTGAAAAAGTATCGTCGCCAGGGCATCGGTCGCGCCCTGGTACAGCAGGTAATGGGCGACGGCCGGCCCTGGCTGCTGCGTTTCTACCGCCAGGATGAGTTGGCCTGCGCCTTCTGGCAGCAGCTGTTGAGCGAATGGCCCAGACCGGCGCGCGAAGTGTGGACGGAAGAAGAGGCGGACGGGCTGCTCACTTATCTGATCAACCCGCCCGTACATTGA
- the radA gene encoding DNA repair protein RadA produces MAKAKRMYGCTECGANFPKWAGQCGECGAWNTLVETVVEGATPSGRTGWAGDKANIKTLAEVSVEEIPRFSTASGELDRVLGGGLVDGSVVLIGGDPGIGKSTILLQTLCNIATRFPALYVTGEESQQQVAMRARRLDLPQDKLKVMTETCIESIIATARQEKPKVMVIDSIQTIFTEQLQSAPGGVAQVRESAALLVRFAKQSGTAIFLVGHVTKEGALAGPRVLEHMVDTVLYFEGESDGRLRLLRAVKNRFGAVNELGVFGMTDKGLKEVSNPSAIFLTRAQEAVPGSVVMATWEGSRPMLVEVQALVDTSHLGNPRRVTLGLDQNRLAMLLAVLHRHGGIPTYDQDVFLNVVGGVKVLETASDLALMAAVISSLRNRPLQHDLLVFGEIGLSGEIRPVPSGQERLKEAAKHGFKRAIVPKGNAPKEAPPGLQIVAVTRLEQALDALFE; encoded by the coding sequence ATGGCCAAGGCAAAACGCATGTACGGCTGCACCGAGTGCGGCGCCAACTTCCCCAAATGGGCAGGGCAGTGTGGGGAGTGTGGCGCCTGGAATACCTTGGTCGAAACCGTGGTCGAGGGCGCCACGCCCAGTGGGCGCACTGGCTGGGCCGGCGACAAGGCCAATATCAAGACCCTGGCTGAGGTCAGTGTCGAGGAAATCCCGCGTTTTTCCACCGCTTCCGGTGAACTGGATCGGGTGCTCGGTGGCGGCCTGGTGGATGGCTCGGTGGTGCTGATCGGTGGCGATCCAGGCATCGGCAAGTCGACCATCCTGCTGCAGACCCTGTGCAATATCGCCACGCGTTTTCCCGCCCTTTACGTCACCGGTGAGGAATCGCAGCAGCAGGTGGCCATGCGTGCGCGGCGGCTGGATCTGCCGCAGGACAAGCTCAAGGTGATGACCGAAACCTGCATCGAATCGATCATCGCCACCGCCCGCCAGGAAAAACCCAAGGTCATGGTCATCGACTCGATCCAGACCATCTTCACCGAGCAACTGCAGTCGGCGCCAGGCGGCGTGGCCCAGGTGCGCGAGAGTGCGGCGCTGCTGGTGCGCTTCGCCAAGCAGAGCGGCACGGCGATCTTTCTCGTCGGCCACGTCACCAAGGAGGGCGCGTTAGCCGGCCCGCGCGTGCTGGAGCACATGGTCGACACCGTGCTGTATTTCGAGGGTGAGTCCGACGGTCGCCTGCGCCTGCTACGGGCGGTGAAGAACCGTTTCGGCGCGGTCAACGAACTGGGTGTGTTCGGCATGACCGACAAGGGCCTGAAGGAAGTCTCCAATCCCTCGGCGATCTTCCTCACCCGCGCGCAGGAGGCCGTGCCCGGCAGCGTGGTGATGGCTACCTGGGAAGGCTCGCGACCGATGCTGGTGGAGGTGCAGGCGCTGGTCGACACCAGTCATCTGGGCAATCCGCGCCGCGTCACCCTGGGCCTGGATCAGAACCGCCTGGCCATGCTGCTGGCGGTACTGCACCGCCACGGCGGCATTCCGACCTATGACCAGGACGTGTTCCTCAACGTGGTTGGCGGGGTCAAGGTGCTGGAAACGGCGTCCGACCTGGCACTGATGGCGGCGGTGATCTCCAGCCTGCGCAACCGGCCGCTGCAACATGACCTGCTGGTGTTCGGCGAGATTGGTCTGTCCGGCGAGATTCGTCCGGTGCCGAGCGGTCAGGAGCGTCTGAAGGAGGCGGCCAAGCATGGTTTCAAGCGCGCCATCGTGCCCAAGGGCAATGCCCCCAAGGAAGCACCGCCGGGTTTGCAGATAGTAGCCGTCACGCGCCTGGAACAGGCGCTGGATGCGCTTTTCGAGTAA
- a CDS encoding PilZ domain-containing protein — protein MSESANERRRFQRIAFDAPTVIAQGERQWSAALHDISLKGLLIKTPRDWNGDPNQPFEALIELGDEAKVKMEVVLTRTQPQSLGFVCRHIDLDSISHLRRLVELNLGDEQLLERELAALGEDD, from the coding sequence ATGAGTGAATCAGCCAACGAGCGTCGGCGCTTTCAGCGCATCGCCTTCGACGCCCCCACCGTCATCGCTCAGGGTGAGCGACAATGGTCGGCAGCTCTGCACGATATCTCTCTCAAGGGCCTGCTGATCAAGACCCCACGTGATTGGAACGGGGACCCGAACCAGCCCTTCGAAGCCCTTATCGAACTGGGGGACGAAGCCAAGGTGAAGATGGAAGTGGTACTGACGCGCACCCAGCCGCAGTCGCTCGGTTTCGTCTGCCGCCATATCGACCTGGATTCCATCAGCCACCTGCGCCGCCTGGTCGAACTCAACCTCGGCGATGAACAGCTGCTGGAGCGAGAACTGGCGGCATTGGGCGAAGACGACTAG
- a CDS encoding DUF3015 domain-containing protein has product MSKRLLGKGLVFGLLSMASVGAFADAAGGNGCGWGNMLFEGQRGMAPHFLATTTNGTSGNATFGMTSGTNGCDTSGALGYNGRSMLAMNGMLDSIAEDMAMGQGEALDAYATLLGVEAQDRAHFAKVTHDNFGSIFSKADATSEQVLAATLEVMSRDAQLARYVKQPA; this is encoded by the coding sequence ATGAGCAAGCGACTGCTGGGTAAAGGTTTGGTCTTCGGTCTGTTGAGCATGGCCAGTGTTGGTGCGTTTGCCGATGCTGCGGGCGGCAATGGCTGCGGCTGGGGCAACATGCTGTTCGAAGGGCAGCGTGGCATGGCCCCGCACTTCCTGGCCACCACCACCAATGGCACCTCGGGTAACGCCACCTTCGGTATGACCTCTGGTACCAACGGTTGCGACACCAGTGGCGCGCTGGGCTACAACGGCCGCTCCATGCTGGCGATGAACGGCATGCTCGATTCCATCGCCGAAGACATGGCCATGGGCCAGGGCGAAGCGCTGGACGCCTACGCTACCTTGCTGGGCGTGGAGGCTCAGGATCGTGCGCACTTCGCCAAGGTCACTCACGACAACTTCGGCAGCATCTTCAGCAAAGCCGACGCCACCAGTGAGCAGGTGCTGGCAGCCACGCTCGAGGTGATGAGCCGTGACGCGCAACTGGCGCGCTACGTGAAACAGCCGGCCTGA
- the glyA gene encoding serine hydroxymethyltransferase, which produces MFSRDLTLARYDAELFAAMEQEAQRQEEHIELIASENYTSPAVMEAQGSVLTNKYAEGYPGKRYYGGCEYVDVVEQLAIDRAKELFGADYANVQPHSGSQANSAVYMALLNAGDTVLGMSLAHGGHLTHGASVSFSGKIYNAVQYGINDQGLIDYDEVERLAVEHKPKMIIAGFSAYSQVLDFPRFRAIADKVGAYLFVDMAHVAGLVAAGLYPNPLPFADVVTTTTHKTLRGPRGGLILARKNEELEKKFNSAVFPGGQGGPLEHVIAAKAVCFKEALQPEFKAYQAQVIKNAQTMAQVFIDNGYDVVSGGTENHLFLLSLIKQDITGKDADAALGRAFITVNKNSVPNDPRSPFVTSGLRIGTPAVTTRGFKEDECRQLAGWICDVLANIGNDEVEGRVREQVKALCAKFPVYGN; this is translated from the coding sequence ATGTTCAGCCGTGATTTGACCCTCGCTCGTTATGACGCCGAACTCTTTGCCGCGATGGAGCAGGAAGCCCAGCGCCAAGAAGAGCACATCGAGCTGATCGCCTCGGAAAACTACACCAGCCCGGCGGTGATGGAAGCCCAGGGTAGCGTGCTGACCAACAAGTACGCCGAGGGCTATCCGGGCAAGCGTTACTACGGTGGTTGCGAGTACGTCGACGTGGTCGAACAACTCGCCATCGACCGCGCCAAGGAGCTGTTCGGCGCCGACTACGCCAACGTCCAGCCGCACTCCGGCAGCCAGGCCAACAGCGCCGTGTACATGGCCCTGCTCAACGCCGGCGACACCGTGCTGGGCATGAGCCTGGCCCACGGCGGCCACCTGACCCACGGTGCCAGCGTCAGCTTCTCCGGCAAGATCTACAACGCCGTGCAGTACGGCATCAACGACCAGGGCCTGATCGACTACGACGAAGTCGAGCGCCTGGCCGTCGAGCACAAGCCGAAGATGATCATCGCCGGCTTCAGCGCCTACTCGCAGGTACTGGACTTCCCGCGTTTCCGCGCCATCGCCGACAAGGTCGGTGCCTACCTGTTCGTCGACATGGCCCACGTCGCTGGTCTGGTCGCCGCCGGTCTGTACCCGAACCCGTTGCCGTTCGCCGACGTGGTTACCACCACCACGCACAAGACCCTGCGCGGCCCGCGCGGCGGCCTGATCCTGGCGCGCAAGAACGAAGAGCTGGAGAAGAAGTTCAACTCCGCGGTATTCCCAGGCGGCCAGGGCGGCCCGCTGGAGCACGTCATCGCCGCCAAGGCGGTGTGCTTCAAGGAAGCGCTGCAACCTGAGTTCAAGGCTTACCAGGCGCAGGTGATCAAGAACGCCCAGACCATGGCCCAGGTGTTCATCGACAACGGCTACGACGTGGTCTCCGGCGGCACCGAGAACCACCTGTTCCTGCTCTCGCTGATCAAGCAGGACATTACCGGCAAGGATGCTGACGCTGCCCTGGGCCGCGCCTTCATCACCGTCAACAAGAACAGCGTACCGAACGATCCGCGTTCGCCGTTCGTCACCTCCGGCCTGCGTATCGGCACCCCTGCCGTCACCACTCGCGGCTTCAAGGAAGACGAGTGCCGTCAACTGGCAGGCTGGATCTGCGACGTACTGGCCAACATCGGCAATGATGAAGTCGAAGGCCGCGTGCGTGAGCAGGTCAAGGCGCTGTGTGCGAAGTTCCCGGTCTACGGCAACTAA